A section of the Pimelobacter simplex genome encodes:
- the dxs gene encoding 1-deoxy-D-xylulose-5-phosphate synthase has product MPVLDTITGPRDLRTLSEDELTQLAAEIRDLLIRTVATNTGHLGPNLGVVELTLAMHRVFDSPRDKIVFDTGHQSYVHKLVTGRAASFGTLRREGGLSGYPSQAESEHDLVENSHASTALSYADGLAKAYAVRGEDRHVVAVIGDGALTGGMAWEALNNIAIQHDSKLVIVVNDNGRSYTPTIGGLATALTALRTNPRYEHLLDVVKRRLNAVPGVGAAAYDALHAMKKGLKDALAPQGLFEDLGLKYVGPVDGHDRAAMEQALSQAKRFGGPVIVHAITRKGFGYDPAERHEADQFHAPGPFDVQTGAEKPKGLIWTDHFAEHVVAIGERRPDVVAITAAMMHPVGLDKFQARFPERTFDVGIAEQHAATSAAGLAMGGLHPVFAVYATFLNRAFDQVLMDVALHKCGVTFVLDRSGVTGDDGASHNGMWDMSLLQVVPGLRLAAPRDVPRMRELLDEAVEVADAPTVVRFPKGPPPADIEAVGKAGGCDVLVRDGARDVLVVAVGSMAEIAVDVAQRLVAQGVGVTVVDPRWVKPVDPALVDLARTHRRVVTIEDNGVVGGVGAVLLQTLAEAGVRTPVKLHGIPQEFLDHAKRAAILERIGLTPSAIALDILHDISAEPAPEGRALHDVDGPR; this is encoded by the coding sequence ATGCCTGTCCTCGACACGATCACCGGACCGCGCGACCTGCGGACCCTCAGCGAGGACGAGCTCACCCAGCTCGCGGCCGAGATCCGCGACCTGCTGATCCGCACGGTGGCCACCAACACCGGTCACCTGGGCCCCAACCTGGGCGTCGTCGAGCTCACGCTCGCCATGCACCGGGTGTTCGACTCCCCGCGCGACAAGATCGTCTTCGACACCGGCCACCAGTCCTACGTGCACAAGCTCGTGACCGGGCGCGCCGCGTCCTTCGGCACGCTGCGCCGCGAGGGCGGCCTCAGCGGCTACCCGAGCCAGGCCGAGTCCGAGCACGACCTGGTCGAGAACTCCCACGCCTCCACCGCGCTGAGCTATGCCGACGGCCTGGCCAAGGCCTATGCCGTGCGCGGCGAGGACCGCCACGTGGTCGCCGTGATCGGCGACGGCGCGCTCACCGGCGGCATGGCCTGGGAGGCGCTCAACAACATCGCGATCCAGCACGACTCCAAGCTCGTGATCGTGGTCAACGACAACGGCCGCTCCTACACCCCGACCATCGGCGGCCTGGCGACCGCGCTCACCGCGCTGCGCACCAACCCGCGCTACGAGCACCTGCTCGACGTGGTCAAGCGCCGGCTCAACGCGGTGCCCGGCGTCGGCGCGGCGGCCTACGACGCGCTGCACGCCATGAAGAAGGGCCTCAAGGACGCGCTCGCGCCCCAGGGCCTCTTCGAGGACCTCGGCCTCAAGTACGTCGGCCCCGTCGACGGCCACGACCGCGCCGCGATGGAGCAGGCGCTGAGCCAGGCCAAGCGCTTCGGCGGCCCGGTGATCGTGCACGCCATCACCCGCAAGGGCTTCGGCTACGACCCGGCCGAGCGGCACGAGGCCGACCAGTTCCACGCGCCCGGCCCCTTCGACGTCCAGACGGGCGCCGAGAAGCCCAAGGGCCTGATCTGGACCGACCACTTCGCCGAGCACGTCGTCGCGATCGGCGAGCGGCGTCCCGACGTCGTGGCGATCACCGCGGCGATGATGCACCCGGTCGGTCTCGACAAGTTCCAGGCCCGGTTCCCCGAGCGCACCTTCGACGTCGGCATCGCCGAGCAGCACGCCGCCACCTCGGCCGCGGGCCTGGCGATGGGCGGGCTGCACCCGGTGTTCGCGGTCTACGCGACCTTCCTCAACCGCGCCTTCGACCAGGTGCTGATGGACGTCGCGCTCCACAAGTGCGGCGTCACCTTCGTGCTCGACCGCTCCGGCGTGACCGGCGACGACGGCGCCAGCCACAACGGCATGTGGGACATGTCGCTGCTCCAGGTCGTCCCCGGGCTGCGCCTGGCCGCGCCCCGCGACGTCCCCCGGATGCGCGAGCTCCTCGACGAGGCCGTCGAGGTCGCCGACGCTCCGACCGTCGTCCGCTTCCCCAAGGGCCCGCCGCCGGCCGACATCGAGGCCGTCGGCAAGGCCGGCGGGTGCGACGTCCTGGTCCGCGACGGCGCCCGTGACGTGCTCGTCGTCGCCGTGGGCTCGATGGCCGAGATCGCCGTCGACGTCGCCCAGCGCCTCGTCGCCCAGGGCGTGGGCGTCACCGTCGTCGACCCGCGCTGGGTCAAGCCGGTCGACCCCGCGCTCGTCGACCTGGCCCGCACCCACCGCCGCGTGGTCACCATCGAGGACAACGGCGTCGTGGGCGGCGTGGGCGCCGTCCTGCTCCAGACGCTGGCCGAGGCGGGCGTGCGCACGCCGGTCAAGCTCCACGGCATCCCGCAGGAGTTCCTCGACCACGCCAAGCGCGCCGCCATCCTCGAGCGGATCGGCCTCACG